Below is a window of Enterococcus gilvus ATCC BAA-350 DNA.
CGCCTAAATATTTAGGTCGGTGCCCGAGTTGCGGCAATTGGAATACGATGGTGGAGGAAGTGGAACCCAATCACCCTGAAGACCGAAGAAATCGTGTCAGTCTAACGGGAGAACGTGCGACTCCGACCAAGTTAAAAGATGTCGTCTTTAAAAAAGAAACGCGGATTCAAACAGAATTAGCAGAATTGAATCGGGTTTTAGGCGGCGGCGTCGTTCCAGGGTCCTTGGTTTTGATCGGCGGAGATCCTGGGATCGGAAAGTCGACTTTGCTGCTGCAAGTTTCGCATCAATTAGCGGCGACGGGGGGCAATGTGCTATACGTCTCGGGGGAAGAAAGCGCGCAGCAGATCAAGCTGCGGGCAGAACGCCTAGGGTCAAGCGACACGGATTTCTACCTGTATGCAGAGACAGACATGGGAGAGATCAGTCGAACGATCGAGAATTTGAAGCCTGACTATGTAATCATCGACTCGATCCAAACCATGACCCAACCGGACATTACGAGTGTGGCAGGCTCGGTCAGTCAGGTTCGTGAAACGACAGCTGAATTATTGAAGCTGGCGAAAACGAACGGGATCGCCATTTTTATCGTTGGTCACGTTACAAAAGAAGGAAATATCGCCGGTCCGCGTATGTTGGAGCATATGGTAGATACAGTGCTGTATTTCGAAGGGGAGAAGCACCACAGCTTCCGTATCCTGCGAGCAGTCAAGAACCGTTTTGGCTCTACCAACGAGATCGGGATCTTTGAAATGCGGGAGCGCGGCCTGGTAGAAGTCGCGAATCCCTCTCAAGTGTTCTTAGAGGAGCGCTTGGAGGGGGCGACTGGATCAGCGATCGTTGTTGCGATGGAAGGCAGCCGGCCCATTTTGGTCGAAGTGCAGGCCTTAGTCACACCCACGGTTTTCGGCAATGCCAAGCGAACGACGACGGGGCTGGATTTCAACCGCGTGTCGTTGATCATGGCTGTTTTAGAAAAACGTGCCGGACTGCTGCTGCAAAATCAGGATGCCTATTTGAAGGCAGCCGGCGGCGTAAAAT
It encodes the following:
- the radA gene encoding DNA repair protein RadA, with protein sequence MAKKSKTQFICQECGYVSPKYLGRCPSCGNWNTMVEEVEPNHPEDRRNRVSLTGERATPTKLKDVVFKKETRIQTELAELNRVLGGGVVPGSLVLIGGDPGIGKSTLLLQVSHQLAATGGNVLYVSGEESAQQIKLRAERLGSSDTDFYLYAETDMGEISRTIENLKPDYVIIDSIQTMTQPDITSVAGSVSQVRETTAELLKLAKTNGIAIFIVGHVTKEGNIAGPRMLEHMVDTVLYFEGEKHHSFRILRAVKNRFGSTNEIGIFEMRERGLVEVANPSQVFLEERLEGATGSAIVVAMEGSRPILVEVQALVTPTVFGNAKRTTTGLDFNRVSLIMAVLEKRAGLLLQNQDAYLKAAGGVKLNEPAIDLAVAIAIASSYKENGTEATECFIGEIGLTGEIRRVNSIEQRVKEAGKLGFKKIYLPKNNMGDWKPPKGIELIPVATLGETLRKVFR